One segment of Salvia splendens isolate huo1 chromosome 20, SspV2, whole genome shotgun sequence DNA contains the following:
- the LOC121782873 gene encoding biotin carboxyl carrier protein of acetyl-CoA carboxylase 1, chloroplastic-like isoform X2, whose amino-acid sequence MATSFGAATASAGASVTENAGKNSSCLPFCNRHLFLRSNSVSFRLTPRPKLRFSSKSSWNCSIVKSQLNKVSVGGSLKAAASTSSQAEVSAGAKDVNVSEEPTQTALASEESISEFISQVSSLVKLVDSKDIVELQLKQLDCEVLIRKKEALPPPPSPPMAYYQSQPQPAALSPVSAPSPVPAAAASTPAPSPPKAQPPKSSHPPLKSPMAGTFYRSPAPGEPPFVKVGDKVKKGQVVCIIEAMKLMNEIEADQSGTVVEVVAEDGKPVSVDTLLFVIEP is encoded by the exons ATGGCGACATCGTTTGGAGCAGCGACCGCATCGGCGGGGGCCTCCGTGACGGAGAATGCAGGAAAAAACTCCTCCTGTTTACCGTTCTGCAACCGCCATCTCTTCCTTCGCTCCAATTCTGTCTCTTTTCGTCTCACTCCGAGGCCCAAACTCCGCTTCTCGTCCAAG TCTAGTTGGAACTGTTCTATTGTAAAGTCTCAATTGAATAAG GTTTCCGTGGGTGGATCCTTGAAAGCTGCAGCCTCCACTTCTTCACAAGCAGAGGTTTCAGCTGGAGCCAAAGATGTCAATGTATCTGAAGAACCTACACAGACTGCTTTGGCATCTGAAGAATCCATAAGCGAATTCATTAGTCAAGTTTCCAGTCTTGTCAA GTTGGTTGACTCTAAAGATATTGTGGAACTACAGTTGAAACAACTTGACTGTGAGGTTTTGATACGTAAGAAGGAGGCCTTACCTCCACCTCCTTCTCCTCCGATGGCATATTATCAATCACAACCTCAGCCTGCAGCACTGTCTCCTGTTTCAGCACCTTCTCCAGTGCCAGCTGCTGCAGCTTCTACTCCAGCACCTTCACCGCCCAAAGCTCAGCCTCCTAAATCGTCGCATCCACCTCTAAAAAGCCCAATGGCAGGAACCTTCTACCGAAGTCCAGCACCTGGTGAACCTCCATTTGTCAAG GTTGGGGATAAAGTAAAGAAGGGACAGGTTGTATGCATCATTGAGGCCATGAAGTTGATGAACGAAATAGAA GCCGATCAATCTGGAACGGTAGTTGAGGTTGTTGCAGAAGATGGCAAGCCAGTCAGTGTCGACACA CTTTTGTTCGTGATCGAACCTTAG
- the LOC121782873 gene encoding biotin carboxyl carrier protein of acetyl-CoA carboxylase 1, chloroplastic-like isoform X1 has product MATSFGAATASAGASVTENAGKNSSCLPFCNRHLFLRSNSVSFRLTPRPKLRFSSKGLQSSWNCSIVKSQLNKVSVGGSLKAAASTSSQAEVSAGAKDVNVSEEPTQTALASEESISEFISQVSSLVKLVDSKDIVELQLKQLDCEVLIRKKEALPPPPSPPMAYYQSQPQPAALSPVSAPSPVPAAAASTPAPSPPKAQPPKSSHPPLKSPMAGTFYRSPAPGEPPFVKVGDKVKKGQVVCIIEAMKLMNEIEADQSGTVVEVVAEDGKPVSVDTLLFVIEP; this is encoded by the exons ATGGCGACATCGTTTGGAGCAGCGACCGCATCGGCGGGGGCCTCCGTGACGGAGAATGCAGGAAAAAACTCCTCCTGTTTACCGTTCTGCAACCGCCATCTCTTCCTTCGCTCCAATTCTGTCTCTTTTCGTCTCACTCCGAGGCCCAAACTCCGCTTCTCGTCCAAG GGTTTGCAGTCTAGTTGGAACTGTTCTATTGTAAAGTCTCAATTGAATAAG GTTTCCGTGGGTGGATCCTTGAAAGCTGCAGCCTCCACTTCTTCACAAGCAGAGGTTTCAGCTGGAGCCAAAGATGTCAATGTATCTGAAGAACCTACACAGACTGCTTTGGCATCTGAAGAATCCATAAGCGAATTCATTAGTCAAGTTTCCAGTCTTGTCAA GTTGGTTGACTCTAAAGATATTGTGGAACTACAGTTGAAACAACTTGACTGTGAGGTTTTGATACGTAAGAAGGAGGCCTTACCTCCACCTCCTTCTCCTCCGATGGCATATTATCAATCACAACCTCAGCCTGCAGCACTGTCTCCTGTTTCAGCACCTTCTCCAGTGCCAGCTGCTGCAGCTTCTACTCCAGCACCTTCACCGCCCAAAGCTCAGCCTCCTAAATCGTCGCATCCACCTCTAAAAAGCCCAATGGCAGGAACCTTCTACCGAAGTCCAGCACCTGGTGAACCTCCATTTGTCAAG GTTGGGGATAAAGTAAAGAAGGGACAGGTTGTATGCATCATTGAGGCCATGAAGTTGATGAACGAAATAGAA GCCGATCAATCTGGAACGGTAGTTGAGGTTGTTGCAGAAGATGGCAAGCCAGTCAGTGTCGACACA CTTTTGTTCGTGATCGAACCTTAG